The following are from one region of the Pectobacterium actinidiae genome:
- the aaeX gene encoding p-hydroxybenzoic acid efflux pump operon protein AaeX, protein MSSLPVMVLFGLSFPPVFFVLLVSLTLFFVVNRLLQPTGIYDFVWHPALFNSALFCCLFYLLFRYGL, encoded by the coding sequence ATGAGTTCACTCCCGGTTATGGTGCTGTTTGGGCTGTCATTTCCCCCGGTGTTTTTTGTCTTGCTGGTATCGCTGACCCTGTTCTTTGTCGTGAACCGCCTGCTGCAACCGACGGGTATCTATGACTTTGTCTGGCATCCTGCGCTGTTTAACAGTGCGCTGTTCTGCTGTCTGTTTTATTTACTGTTCCGTTACGGTCTGTGA
- the yhdP gene encoding AsmA2 domain-containing protein YhdP, translated as MRRLPGILIITGATLVVMVALLVSGLRLVLPQLDHFRPQLVAWAQSAAGVPLEIGSMTGRWESFGPTLEIEKLRTSLPESDWQVDRITLALDVWQSLLHGRWQFRDLTFHQLKLDINSQFTGQQQDSKLMESGKVSDLFLRQFDHFDLRDSHITFLTPSGSRAELSIPQLTWLNSDKRHRAEGLISLSSFNGQHGVVQMRMDLHDDQGLLSNGTFYLQADNIDMKPWLSRWMKNNTGLESADFSLAAWLNVRDGDIHSGDVLLNQGTANWGEGSDAHRLNVDDMTLHVSRQENGWQVDVPALNLATDGVAWPQGRLSALWLPKNEHMLGPDRQEELRIRASNLALERVSTLLPLLSGTTPELKARWDELQPTGTLSNVAVDIPLQQPERSRFQANWEDVSWKQWKLLPGVDHFSGSARGSAERGQVSVALKQSTLPYVDMFRAPLEIKQASGTIDWRNDAQGLSLWSHGLDVQAKSLWANGDFRYEQPAKQEPKLDILAGIRLTDAADAWRYYPELYMGTELVDYLSGALKGGRVDNATLIFAGNPQHFPYTHNEGQFEVWVPVKEATFEFQPGWPALTPLDINLDFANNGLWMFAPQTWLGKVEGKNISAVIPDYEKEMLLVDGELDGPGPEVGNYFNQTPLKSSLGTALDELKIGGPVKGTLHLDIPLAGDDVRASGDITLNNNSLYIKPLDTTIKNLTGKFRYENGNLRSDTLQANWMNQPMAVNFTTQEHAKAFLVNVGLQGDWQPARLPSLPASASKALSGTASWKSTVAVNLPHSGKTTYDVDVQADLNKVSSHLPNPLSKPAGENLPLDVKAKGDLNGFSMQGRVGKDNRFNSQWLLKGDTVTLARASWQNAATVAPALPEDSALVLDLPPLDAESWLGLVPSLRASTSAEGKKAHSSLRFPESVTLRTPELQLLGQQWHDLEITRKNTLAGSEVQAKGREIDGTVEIPNRGMWRSDIHYLYYNPQWKGNEATNPVALAEKKSPLNDPSISFEDWPSLAVNCRQCWIIGQNMGHIQGTLLPEKEKLTLTDGIIDTGKARLTVNGTWQENPEGVRTALKGRLTGDSLEQNANWFGVDSPLKAGSFDVDYDLYWRGTPWAPDIASLSGILHTRIGKGEIAEVGTGQAGQLLRLLSFDALMRKLRFDFSDTFGRGFYFDSIRNTAWIKDGVLHTDDMLIDGLEADIAIKGDLDLAKRQVNMEAVIAPEISATVGVATAFAVNPVVGAAVFAASKVLAPLWNKISLIRYQISGSLDQPKIQEVLREPNKKKGE; from the coding sequence GTGAGGCGACTGCCCGGAATACTTATCATCACGGGTGCCACTCTTGTCGTGATGGTAGCGCTGTTAGTCAGCGGCTTAAGACTGGTGCTGCCACAGCTCGATCACTTCCGGCCACAGCTGGTGGCCTGGGCGCAGTCTGCGGCCGGTGTTCCGTTAGAAATCGGCTCGATGACGGGGCGCTGGGAGTCTTTTGGCCCCACGCTGGAAATTGAAAAGCTTCGCACATCCCTGCCTGAATCGGACTGGCAGGTTGACCGCATTACGCTGGCGCTGGATGTGTGGCAGTCGCTGCTGCACGGGCGCTGGCAGTTTCGCGATCTCACGTTTCACCAGTTAAAACTGGATATTAATAGCCAATTTACCGGACAGCAGCAGGATAGCAAACTGATGGAGTCAGGAAAGGTTAGCGATCTTTTCCTGCGTCAGTTTGACCACTTTGACCTGCGTGATAGCCATATTACCTTTCTTACTCCTTCCGGTTCCCGCGCGGAACTGAGCATCCCGCAACTGACCTGGCTGAATTCCGACAAACGCCACCGAGCGGAAGGTTTGATCAGCCTGTCGAGTTTTAACGGTCAGCACGGTGTCGTGCAGATGCGTATGGACTTGCATGACGATCAGGGGCTACTCAGCAACGGCACGTTCTATCTACAGGCTGACAATATCGATATGAAGCCCTGGCTCAGCCGCTGGATGAAAAACAATACCGGGCTGGAAAGTGCCGATTTCAGTCTGGCGGCATGGCTCAACGTCCGTGATGGTGACATCCACAGTGGCGATGTGCTCCTTAATCAGGGTACGGCGAACTGGGGTGAGGGAAGTGATGCGCATCGTCTGAATGTGGATGACATGACGCTGCACGTCAGCCGTCAGGAAAATGGCTGGCAGGTGGATGTTCCTGCACTAAATCTGGCAACGGATGGCGTCGCCTGGCCGCAAGGCCGGCTTTCCGCCCTCTGGCTGCCAAAAAATGAACACATGCTGGGGCCTGACAGACAGGAAGAGTTACGCATTCGAGCCAGCAACTTAGCTCTGGAGCGGGTAAGCACGCTGCTTCCCCTGCTGTCCGGTACAACGCCAGAATTGAAAGCGCGCTGGGATGAACTGCAACCGACGGGCACACTCAGTAACGTTGCTGTGGATATCCCTCTGCAACAGCCGGAGCGAAGCCGCTTTCAGGCCAACTGGGAGGACGTGAGCTGGAAGCAGTGGAAATTGCTGCCGGGTGTTGATCATTTCTCCGGTTCTGCCCGCGGTAGTGCTGAACGCGGTCAGGTCAGTGTCGCGTTAAAGCAGAGCACGCTGCCCTATGTTGATATGTTCCGCGCGCCGTTGGAAATCAAGCAGGCCAGCGGCACGATAGACTGGCGTAATGATGCACAAGGTCTGTCGCTCTGGAGTCATGGGCTCGATGTGCAGGCGAAATCACTATGGGCTAACGGTGATTTCCGCTATGAACAGCCTGCCAAACAGGAACCAAAGCTGGATATTCTGGCGGGTATCCGGCTGACTGATGCAGCGGATGCCTGGCGCTATTATCCTGAACTGTATATGGGCACCGAGCTGGTGGACTATCTGAGTGGTGCGCTAAAGGGCGGTCGTGTCGATAACGCAACTCTGATCTTTGCTGGCAATCCGCAGCATTTCCCGTATACGCACAACGAAGGGCAGTTTGAAGTCTGGGTGCCAGTTAAAGAAGCCACCTTCGAATTTCAGCCGGGCTGGCCTGCGCTAACGCCGCTGGATATCAATCTGGACTTTGCCAACAATGGCCTGTGGATGTTTGCGCCACAAACCTGGTTGGGCAAGGTGGAAGGCAAAAACATTAGCGCGGTCATTCCCGATTATGAAAAAGAGATGCTGCTCGTCGATGGCGAACTGGACGGTCCTGGGCCTGAAGTGGGGAACTATTTTAATCAGACGCCGCTGAAATCCTCTCTGGGTACGGCACTGGATGAGCTAAAAATTGGCGGGCCGGTGAAAGGGACGCTGCATCTGGATATTCCGCTTGCTGGTGACGATGTCCGCGCCAGTGGCGACATTACGCTGAACAATAACAGCTTATACATCAAGCCGCTGGACACCACGATTAAGAATCTCACTGGTAAGTTCCGCTATGAAAACGGCAACTTACGCAGTGACACGCTTCAGGCGAATTGGATGAATCAGCCGATGGCGGTCAATTTCACGACGCAAGAGCACGCGAAGGCTTTTCTGGTGAATGTTGGCTTGCAGGGAGACTGGCAGCCTGCGCGTTTGCCTAGTTTACCGGCATCGGCAAGCAAAGCCCTGTCCGGCACGGCAAGTTGGAAGAGCACGGTTGCCGTCAACCTGCCGCATTCTGGTAAAACGACCTATGATGTTGATGTACAAGCTGATCTAAATAAAGTGAGTAGTCACTTACCTAATCCGTTAAGTAAACCCGCTGGCGAGAACCTGCCGCTGGACGTTAAAGCCAAAGGTGACCTGAATGGTTTTTCCATGCAAGGGCGAGTGGGCAAAGATAACCGCTTCAATAGCCAGTGGCTGCTGAAAGGCGACACTGTGACGCTGGCGCGGGCAAGCTGGCAGAACGCCGCAACGGTGGCTCCTGCATTGCCAGAAGATTCCGCTCTGGTACTCGACCTGCCGCCGCTGGATGCTGAAAGCTGGCTGGGGCTTGTGCCTTCGCTGCGTGCTTCGACATCGGCAGAAGGGAAAAAAGCGCATAGTTCTCTTCGTTTTCCTGAATCCGTGACGCTACGGACGCCTGAGCTACAGTTGCTGGGGCAACAGTGGCACGATCTGGAAATCACGCGTAAAAATACGCTTGCAGGCAGTGAAGTACAGGCAAAAGGACGCGAAATAGACGGAACGGTTGAGATACCTAATCGCGGCATGTGGCGCAGCGACATCCATTATCTTTACTACAATCCTCAGTGGAAAGGGAATGAAGCGACCAACCCGGTGGCATTAGCAGAGAAAAAATCGCCGCTAAACGACCCGAGCATCAGCTTTGAGGACTGGCCGTCGCTGGCGGTTAACTGTCGTCAGTGCTGGATTATCGGGCAGAATATGGGACATATTCAGGGAACGCTGCTGCCAGAAAAGGAAAAATTAACGCTGACGGACGGTATCATTGATACGGGTAAGGCGCGTCTGACGGTAAACGGCACCTGGCAGGAAAACCCAGAAGGCGTGCGTACTGCGCTAAAAGGCCGCCTGACGGGAGACAGTCTGGAGCAGAACGCGAACTGGTTCGGCGTGGATTCTCCGCTGAAAGCCGGTTCTTTCGATGTGGACTACGATTTGTACTGGCGCGGTACGCCTTGGGCACCGGATATTGCCAGCCTGAGCGGAATATTGCACACGCGCATCGGTAAAGGTGAAATTGCCGAAGTCGGTACCGGTCAGGCCGGCCAATTGCTGCGTTTATTGAGCTTCGATGCCTTGATGCGTAAGCTGCGGTTTGATTTTAGCGATACGTTTGGTCGCGGATTTTATTTCGATTCAATTCGCAACACGGCATGGATTAAGGACGGTGTGCTGCATACGGATGATATGCTGATCGACGGGCTGGAAGCCGACATCGCGATAAAAGGCGATCTCGACCTCGCTAAGCGACAGGTCAATATGGAAGCGGTCATCGCCCCGGAGATTTCTGCGACGGTGGGGGTGGCGACTGCATTTGCCGTCAACCCGGTCGTGGGAGCCGCGGTGTTTGCTGCCAGTAAAGTGCTGGCTCCGCTATGGAACAAGATTTCGCTGATTCGCTACCAGATTTCCGGTAGCCTCGATCAGCCAAAGATTCAGGAAGTGCTGCGTGAGCCGAACAAGAAGAAGGGCGAATAA
- the aaeR gene encoding HTH-type transcriptional activator AaeR: MERLKSMSVFARVVEFGSFTAAARQLQMSVSAVSQTVTKLEDELQIKLLNRSTRSIGLTEAGKIYYHGCRRMLHEAHEVHEQLYAFNNTPIGTLRIGSSSTMAQNVLSTMTAAMLKEYPGLSVNLVTGIPAPDLIADGLDIVIRVGALQDSSLFSKRLGSMPMVVCAAKSYLAQHGTPDKPADMVNFSWLEYSVRPDSEFELIAPEGISTRVTPQGRFVTNDPQTLVRWLKAGAGIAYVPLMWIVDEINRGEIEILFNRYHSDPRPVYALYTRKDNLPLKVQVCINYMTEYFKNVALTYQGYRQDHSEEKK, translated from the coding sequence ATGGAAAGACTAAAGAGTATGTCGGTGTTTGCCCGCGTGGTGGAATTTGGTTCTTTTACCGCCGCCGCCCGCCAGTTGCAGATGAGCGTATCCGCCGTCAGCCAGACCGTCACCAAGCTTGAAGATGAACTACAGATTAAGCTGCTTAATCGCAGTACGCGCAGCATTGGTTTGACGGAAGCGGGGAAAATTTACTACCACGGCTGTCGCCGCATGTTGCATGAAGCTCATGAGGTACATGAGCAACTTTATGCTTTCAACAACACGCCTATCGGCACGCTGCGCATCGGCAGTTCTTCTACGATGGCGCAGAATGTGTTGTCCACCATGACTGCCGCCATGCTGAAGGAATACCCTGGTTTGTCCGTCAATCTGGTCACCGGGATTCCGGCTCCCGATCTGATTGCCGACGGGCTGGATATCGTTATCCGCGTCGGTGCGCTACAGGATTCCAGCCTATTCTCGAAACGCTTAGGCTCGATGCCAATGGTGGTCTGTGCCGCGAAAAGCTATCTGGCGCAACACGGCACGCCGGATAAACCAGCCGATATGGTGAATTTTTCCTGGCTGGAATACAGCGTGCGACCCGATAGCGAGTTTGAGCTGATCGCCCCGGAAGGCATTTCGACTCGCGTCACACCACAAGGACGCTTTGTCACTAACGACCCGCAAACGCTGGTGCGCTGGCTCAAAGCCGGTGCGGGCATCGCGTACGTTCCGCTCATGTGGATCGTGGACGAAATCAATCGCGGCGAAATTGAGATCCTGTTCAACCGCTACCACTCCGATCCGCGTCCGGTCTACGCACTCTACACCCGCAAAGACAACCTGCCGCTGAAAGTACAGGTCTGTATTAACTACATGACGGAATACTTCAAAAACGTCGCGCTGACGTATCAGGGCTATCGGCAGGATCATAGCGAGGAAAAAAAGTAG
- the tldD gene encoding metalloprotease TldD, translating into MSLSFVSEQLLTANKLNLDDLAAVLGSLNERRLDYADLYFQSSYHESWVLEDRIIKDGSYNIDQGVGIRAIDGEKTGFAYADQITLNALHQSAQAARSIVREQGTGTAHTLGAVSHPALYPTLNPLDSLTREDKIALLQRADTVARAADARVQEVSASLTGVYELVLVAATDGTLAADVRPLVRLSISVLVEAEGKRERGSSGGGLRGGYDYFWEVTDGEARVDAWAKEAVRMALVNLSAVAAPAGPMPVVLGAGWPGVLLHEAVGHGLEGDFNRHGTSVFSGQMGQLVASELCTVVDDGTLTGRRGSLSMDDEGVPGQYNILIENGILKGYMQDKMNARLMGVAPTGNGRRESYAHLPMPRMTNTYMLAGKSTPEEIISSVEYGLYAPNFGGGQVDITPGKFVFSTSEAYLIEKGQITTPVKGATLIGSGIEAMQQISMVGNDLALDKGVGVCGKEGQSLPVGVGQPTLKLESLTVGGTA; encoded by the coding sequence ATGAGCCTTTCGTTTGTCAGTGAGCAGTTACTCACCGCCAACAAATTGAATCTTGACGATCTCGCCGCTGTGCTGGGGTCGCTTAATGAGCGTCGACTGGACTATGCCGACCTCTATTTCCAGTCCAGCTACCATGAGTCCTGGGTATTGGAAGATCGCATTATTAAAGACGGTTCTTACAATATCGATCAGGGTGTGGGTATCCGTGCGATTGACGGTGAAAAAACCGGGTTTGCTTATGCCGATCAGATCACGCTGAACGCATTGCACCAGAGTGCGCAGGCAGCACGCAGCATTGTGCGGGAACAGGGTACAGGGACGGCGCACACGTTGGGAGCGGTATCGCATCCTGCGTTGTATCCAACGTTGAACCCGCTGGATAGCCTGACGCGTGAGGATAAAATTGCTTTGTTGCAGCGTGCCGACACGGTCGCGCGTGCCGCGGATGCGCGGGTGCAGGAAGTGTCTGCCAGCCTGACTGGCGTGTATGAGCTGGTGCTGGTGGCGGCAACGGACGGCACACTGGCGGCGGATGTACGGCCGTTAGTCCGTTTGTCGATCAGCGTGCTGGTCGAAGCCGAGGGCAAACGTGAACGCGGCTCCAGCGGTGGCGGCCTGCGTGGCGGCTATGACTATTTCTGGGAAGTGACTGACGGTGAAGCGCGCGTTGACGCCTGGGCAAAAGAAGCGGTGCGTATGGCGCTGGTTAACCTGTCGGCGGTGGCGGCACCTGCGGGGCCAATGCCTGTGGTGCTGGGGGCTGGCTGGCCGGGCGTACTGCTGCATGAAGCAGTAGGACACGGTCTGGAAGGTGATTTTAACCGTCACGGTACGTCGGTGTTTAGTGGACAGATGGGGCAACTCGTTGCGTCTGAACTGTGTACGGTGGTGGATGACGGCACGCTGACCGGGCGTCGCGGTTCGCTCTCCATGGACGATGAAGGCGTTCCAGGGCAATACAATATCTTGATCGAAAACGGTATTCTGAAAGGCTATATGCAGGACAAGATGAACGCGCGTCTGATGGGCGTTGCGCCAACGGGCAATGGTCGCCGTGAATCTTATGCGCATTTACCGATGCCACGTATGACGAACACCTACATGCTGGCCGGGAAATCCACGCCAGAAGAGATTATCTCCAGCGTTGAATATGGCCTGTATGCGCCAAACTTTGGCGGTGGTCAGGTTGATATCACCCCTGGCAAGTTCGTTTTCTCGACATCTGAAGCATACCTGATCGAAAAAGGTCAAATCACCACACCAGTCAAAGGTGCAACGCTAATTGGTTCCGGTATTGAAGCGATGCAGCAGATCTCCATGGTCGGTAACGATCTGGCGCTGGATAAAGGTGTTGGTGTGTGCGGTAAAGAAGGGCAAAGCCTGCCTGTCGGCGTTGGTCAGCCTACACTGAAGCTGGAAAGCCTGACCGTCGGCGGCACCGCGTAA